TGATTGCCACAGCATCCACGATGGCGAAGGCAAATTCAGCCTGAAGATGGAAGACCCTGAGCTGTGCTACAGCTGTCACAAAGAAGAGCAGGCAAAATCGCACTTCCCCTCCAGCCATCCTCTGGCTGAAGGCAAAATGAACTGCTCCAGCTGCCACAATACTCACGGTGCCGTTGGTGAGTCACTGAACACAGATGAGCGCCTGAATGATCTGTGCCTGAACTGCCATACGCGCTACCAAGGTCCTTTTGTTTTCGGCCATGCTCCGGTTGAAGATGATTGCACCATCTGCCACGACCCCCACGGCAGTGTTGCAAATAACCTGTTGGTACAAAACGAGCCGTTCCTGTGTCTGCAATGCCATGAAGGCCACTTCCATATCCTGCGCAACTCTGCCCAGGCGGCTGGAAGCCCGGCTGGAACCATCTCTACCACTGATGAGATCACGGCTACCGCCAATCCTCATGGTACAGAAGGGTTCCAAACTTCATTCGGCACCAAGTGTTCGACCTGTCACAAGGTTGTTCACGGCAGTGACTATCCGTCCCAGCCACTCAGTGGCCACGGCCTGACTCGTTAACAGCTCGTATTAATAGGAGGCAAGACTATGAAGCAAAGCCGATTGTGGCTGCTTGCAGTGATGTCCGTCCTGGCGATGCTGGTTACTGCCACTGTGGCAGCAGCTGAAGGTGACGAAGCCCACCTGTCTGGTTCATGGGAACTGGGCATGAGTGCTGTCACCACCAAGGACAATGCAGCACGTGTAAATGAATTCGCAACCGTCCACAAAGATGACGGAATTGCCCTGGCTCCGAAACTGGACCTGGAATTTGAAAAAGGCTCTTTCCTGCTGGAAGTTGAGAGTGACGTCAATGGCGCTCGTGACCAGCAGCACTCTCTGGAAATCGATGCCGGACGGATCTTCAAGCTCGGCAGCGAGTACAGTGTTATGCAACATTGGAAGGATCATGAAACGTTGGACCAGATGGGCGCCACCGCCCGTGAGGACACTGGCGGCTCCCAACCTTCTGTAACAACCGACAAGATCTTTGCCGACTTGGCAGAGCTGGGTGTCACCTCCGTTGGTGGCGCTACACTTAATTACGATGCTGCTGAAGCTTACGCTCAAGAGCTGGACAACGACTATATCGTGACCCGTAAAGAGTGGAAAAACGAAGCAGAGCTGACCCTGCCCCAACTGCCCAACGTCACCTTCAAGGCTGGCGTTCGCATTGAGACCCGCGAGGGCATGGAGCAAGCCATCGGCCTGTCCAAATGTGATGGTTGCCACGTTTCTGCCGTTGGTAAAGACATCGATGAGATCACCGAAGAGTACACTTTCGGCGCTACCGGTAAA
This is a stretch of genomic DNA from uncultured Desulfuromonas sp.. It encodes these proteins:
- a CDS encoding GSU2203 family decaheme c-type cytochrome; protein product: MRRKFNTKASWLVKSLPLLLILGACATGSIREKVLTLPAIEGACYVGQESCADCHDDMAGDTFATTTSAEGFAKTIHGRLANWELMGAEKGCESCHGAGSLHVEGEGDTEKILRPAELVSDEASAICAKCHTDGKLMDYTHSAHALSDVGCVDCHSIHDGEGKFSLKMEDPELCYSCHKEEQAKSHFPSSHPLAEGKMNCSSCHNTHGAVGESLNTDERLNDLCLNCHTRYQGPFVFGHAPVEDDCTICHDPHGSVANNLLVQNEPFLCLQCHEGHFHILRNSAQAAGSPAGTISTTDEITATANPHGTEGFQTSFGTKCSTCHKVVHGSDYPSQPLSGHGLTR